In Nocardia sp. XZ_19_385, the sequence TGCTCGGGGCGGCGGTGCCGGACCCCGGCTCGGCCGCGGATCCGGGCGCGGTGGCGGCGAATCGCCCGCTGCTCCCGAGCGTCGAACCGACGGCGCTGGCGGGGTTGGTGCTCTGCGGCGTACCCAAGCGCGCGCTCGGCGGCGGCTCCCCCGGCGCGCTGGGTACGCCGCTGCCGCGCAGCCTTCCGATCCTCGCGGTGCACGGCGTGGAGGACCGCCGGGCGCCGATCGATGCGATACGGGACTGGACTGGCCGCCACAACTGGGTAAGTTTGGTCGAGTACGACGATGCCGGGCACGACCTGCTGCACGAACCGGTGCACGCGCGGGTCGCCGCCGACATCGCGGAGTGGATGCGGGAAGTCGTGGAGCCGGCGGGTGTGGCCGGCTCGCGCGGCGGCGAGGTGACAACGTAAGGGGGATGTGGTGCAGCCGAATACGACAACCTTGAACCAGGCCGTCCAGGAGGGTGAGCTCTGGATCGACGGTGTGCTGGTCGCCGACGGCGCGCACGAGAAGTGCGCGCAACGCTACGAACTGCTCGCCGAACAAGTCGAAGGCCAGATCGAGGTGCTGCGCGCGGCGACCACGCTGCCCGGCTTCGGCGGGTTCGACTCCGGCGCCGCGCTGCGTGGCGGCTTCGAGAGCAAGGCCGCCGAGGCGCTGACCAAGTTGCAGGATTACGCCACCGCCGCCCGGGAACTGGCGCAGACCTTCCGCGCCGCCGCCGCGGCCTACCAGCGCGGCGACGAGGAACTGGCGGTCGCCGTCGGCCGGTTGGAAGAAGCGGGAGTGCCCAATGCGTGAAATCCAGGTCACCACCGAGCGCTGGCCACACACCCGCACCGACCCCG encodes:
- a CDS encoding alpha/beta hydrolase produces the protein MPFFDGARGRMHYRRWPAENHTAALLLLPGIGQHSGHYHRFAKTVRAAGIEMWALDTAGHGLSEGDPENPGTLAELVADALRLIELVRAELPAAPLLLMGHSLGAVTVLGLLGAAVPDPGSAADPGAVAANRPLLPSVEPTALAGLVLCGVPKRALGGGSPGALGTPLPRSLPILAVHGVEDRRAPIDAIRDWTGRHNWVSLVEYDDAGHDLLHEPVHARVAADIAEWMREVVEPAGVAGSRGGEVTT